One Poecilia reticulata strain Guanapo unplaced genomic scaffold, Guppy_female_1.0+MT scaffold_316, whole genome shotgun sequence genomic window, aaatttccagcctgccaaaatatgcatcccctctctattcccctcaaatattatcaaattgatttaaaacttataacagcagttcttggaactactctcattatgtagaaaaaagttatttcactattaactctttatttctcaaagttagcacagggatgcatttttgggcaatatggatttcNNNNNNNNNNNNNNNNNNNNNNNNNNNNNNNNNNNNNNNNNNNNNNNNNNNNNNNNNNNNNNNNNNNNNNNNNNNNNNNNNNNNNNNNNNNNNNNNNNNNNNNNNNNNNNNNNNNNNNNNNNNNNNNNNNNNNNNNNNNNNNNNNNNNNNNNNNNNNNNNNNNNNNNNNNNNNNNNNNNNNNNNNNNNNNNNNNNNNNNNNNNNNNNNNNNNNNNNNNNNNNNNNNNNNNNNNNNNNNNNNNNNNNNNNNNNNNNNNNNNNNNNNNNNNNNNNNNNNNNNNNNNNNNNNNNNNNNNNNNNNNNNNNNNNNNNNNNNNNNNNNNNNNNNNNNNNNNNNNNNNNNNNNNNNNNNNNNNNNNNNNNNNNNNNNNNNNNNNNNNNNNNNNNNNNNNNNNNNNNNNNNNNNNNNNNNNNNNNNNNNNNNNNNNNNNNNNNNNNNNNNNNNNNNNNNNNNNNNNNNNNNNNNNNNNNNNNNNNNNNNNNNNNNNNNNNNNNNNNNNNNNNNNNNNNNNNNNNNNNNNNNNNNNNNNNNNNNNNNNNNNNNNNNNNNNNNNNNNNNNNNNNNNNNNNNNNNNNNNNNNNNNNNNNNNNNNNNNNNNNNNNNNNNNNNNNNNNNNNNNNNNNNNNNNNNNNNNNNNNNNNNNNNNNNNNNNNNNNNNNNNNNNNNNNNNNNNNNNNNNNNNNNNNNNNNNNNNNNNNNNNNNNNNNNNNNNNNNNNNNNNNNNNNNNNNNNNNNNNNNNNNNNNNNNNNNNNNNNNNNNNNNNNNNNNNNNNNNNNNNNNNNNNNNNNNNNNNNNNNNNNNNNNNNNNNNNNNNNNNNNNNNNNNNNNNNNNNNNNNNNNNNNNNNNNNNNNNNNNNNNNNNNNNNNNNNNNNNNNNNNNNNNNNNNNNNNNNNNNNNNNNNNNNNNNNNNNNNNNNNNNNNNNNNNNNNNNNNNNNNNNNNNNNNNNNNNNNNNNNNNNNNNNNNNNNNNNNNNNNNNNNNNNNNNNNNNNNNNNNNNNNNNNNNNNNNNNNNNNNNNNNNNNNNNNNNNNNNNNNNNNNNNNNNNNNNNNNNNNNNNNNNNNNNNNNNNNNNNNNNNNNNNNNNNNNNNNNNNNNNNNNNNNNNNNNNNNNNNNNNNNNNNNNNNNNNNNNNNNNNNNNNNNNNNNNNNNNNNNNNNNNNNNNNNNNNNNNNNNNNNNNNNNNNNNNNNNNNNNNNNNNNNNNNNNNNNNNNNNNNNNNNNNNNNNNNNNNNNNNNNNNNNNNNNNNNNNNNNNNNNNNNNNNNNNNNNNNNNNNNNNNNNNNNNNNNNNNNNNNNNNNNNNNNNNNNNNNNNNNNNNNNNNNNNNNNNNNNNNNNNNNNNNNNNNNNNNNNNNNNNNNNNNNNNNNNNNNNNNNNNNNNNNNNNNNNNNNNNNNNNNNNNNNNNNNNNNNNNNNNNNNNNNNNNNNNNNNNNNNNNNNNNNNNNNNNNNNNNNNNNNNNNNNNNNNNNNNNNNNNNNNNNNNNNNNNNNNNNNNNNNNNNNNNNNNNNNNNNNNNNNNNNNNNNNNNNNNNNNNNNNNNNNNNNNNNNNNNNNNNNNNNNNNNNNNNNNNNNNNNNNNNNNNNNNNNNNNNNNNNNNNNNNNNNNNNNNNNNNNNNNNNNNNNNNNNNNNNNNNNNNNNNNNNNNNNNNNNNNNNNNNNNNNNNNNNNNNNNNNNNNNNNNNNNNNNNNNNNNNNNNNNNNNNNNNNNNNNNNNNNNNNNNNNNNNNNNNNNNNNNNNNNNNNNNNNNNNNNNNNNNNNNNNNNNNNNNNNNNNNNNNNNNNNNNNNNNNNNNNNNNNNNNNNNNNNNNNNNNNNNNNNNNNNNNNNNNNNNNNNNNNNNNNNNNNNNNNNNNNNNNNNNNNNNNNNNNNNNNNNNNNNNNNNNNNNNNNNNNNNNNNNNNNNNNNNNNNNNNNNNNNNNNNNNNNNNNNNNNNNNNNNNNNNNNNNNNNNNNNNNNNNNNNNNNNNNNNNNNNNNNNNNNNNNNNNNNNNNNNNNNNNNNNNNNNNNNNNNNNNNNNNNNNNNNNNNNNNNNNNNNNNNNNNNNNNNNNNNNNNNNNNNNNNNNNNNNNNNNNNNNNNNNNNNNNNNNNNNNNNNNNNNNNNNNNNNNNNNNNNNNNNNNNNNNNNNNNNNNNNNNNNNNNNNNNNNNNNNNNNNNNNNNNNNNNNNNNNNNNNNNNNNNNNNNNNNNNNNNNNNNNNNNNNNNNNNNNNNNNNNNNNNNNNNNNNNNNNNNNNNNNNNNNNNNNNNNNNNNNNNNNNNNNNNNNNNNNNNNNNNNNNNNNNNNNNNNNNNNNNNNNNNNNNNNNNNNNNNNNNNNNNNNNNNNNNNNNNNNNNNNNNNNNNNNNNNNNNNNNNNNNNNNNNNNNNNNNNNNNNNNNNNNNNNNNNNNNNNNNNNNNNNNNNNNNNNNNNNNNNNNNNNNNNNNNNNNNNNNNNNNNNNNNNNNNNNNNNNNNNNNNNNNNNNNNNNNNNNNNNNNNNNNNNNNNNNNNNNNNNNNNNNNNNNNNNNNNNNNNNNNNNNNNNNNNNNNNNNNNNNNNNNNNNNNNNNNNNNNNNNNNNNNNNNNNNNNNNNNNNNNNNNNNNNNNNNNNNNNNNNNNNNNNNNNNNNNNNNNNNNNNNNNNNNNNNNNNNNNNNNNNNNNNNNNNNNNNNNNNNNNNNNNNNNNNNNNNNNNNNNNNNNNNNNNNNNNNNNNNNNNNNNNNNNNNNNNNNNNNNNNNNNNNNNNNNNNNNNNNNNNNNNNNNNNNNNNNNNNNNNNNNNNNNNNNNNNNNNNNNNNNNNNNNNNNNNNNNNNNNNNNNNNNNNNNNNNNNNNNNNNNNNNNNNNNNNNNNNNNNNNNNNNNNNNNNNNNNNNNNNNNNNNNNNNNNNNNNNNNNNNNNNNNNNNNNNNNNNNNNNNNNNNNNNNNNNNNNNNNNNNNNNNNNNNNNNNNNNNNNNNNNNNNNNNNNNNNNNNNNNNNNNNNNNNNNNNNNNNNNNNNNNNNNNNNNNNNNNNNNNNNNNNNNNNNNNNNNNNNNNNNNNNNNNNNNNNNNNNNNNNNNNNNNNNNNNNNNNNNNNNNNNNNNNNNNNNNNNNNNNNNNNNNNNNNNNNNNNNNNNNNNNNNNNNNNNNNNNNNNNNNNNNNNNNNNNNNNNNNNNNNNNNNNNNNNNNNNNNNNNNNNNNNNNNNNNNNNNNNNNNNNNNNNNNNNNNNNNNNNNNNNNNNNNNNNNNNNNNNNNNNNNNNNNNNNNNNNNNNNNNNNNNNNNNNNNNNNNNNNNNNNNNNNNNNNNNNNNNNNNNNNNNNNNNNNNNNNNNNNNNNNNNNNNNNNNNNNNNNNNNNNNNNNNNNNNNNNNNNNNNNNNNNNNNNNNNNNNNNNNNNNNNNNNNNNNNNNNNNNNNNNNNNNNNNNNNNNNNNNNNNNNNNNNNNNNNNNNNNNNNNNNNNNNNNNNNNNNNNNNNNNNNNNNNNNNNNNNNNNNNNNNNNNNNNNNNNNNNNNNNNNNNNNNNNNNNNNNNNNNNNNNNNNNNNNNNNNNNNNNNNNNNNNNNNNNNNNNNNNNNNNNNNNNNNNNNNNNNNNNNNNNNNNNNNNNNNNNNNNNNNNNNNNNNNNNNNNNNNNNNNNNNNNNNNNNNNNNNNNNNNNNNNNNNNNNNNNNNNNNNNNNNNNNNNNNNNNNNNNNNNNNNNNNNNNNNNNNNNNNNNNNNNNNNNNNNNNNNNNNNNNNNNNNNNNNNNNNNNNNNNNNNNNNNNNNNNNNNNNNNNNNNNNNNNNNNNNNNNNNNNNNNNNNNNNNNNNNNNNNNNNNNNNNNNNNNNNNNNNNNNNNNNNNNNNNNNNNNNNNNNNNNNNNNNNNNNNNNNNNNNNNNNNNNNNNNNNNNNNNNNNNNNNNNNNNNNNNNNNNNNNNNNNNNNNNNNNNNNNNNNNNNNNNNNNNNNNNNNNNNNNNNNNNNNNNNNNNNNNNNNNNNNNNNNNNNNNNNNNNNNNNNNNNNNNNNNNNNNNNNNNNNNNNNNNNNNNNNNNNNNNNNNNNNNNNNNNNNNNNNNNNNNNNNNNNNNNNNNNNNNNNNNNNNNNNNNNNNNNNNNNNNNNNNNNNNNNNNNNNNNNNNNNNNNNNNNNNNNNNNNNNNNNNNNNNNNNNNNNNNNNNNNNNNNNNNNNNNNNNNNNNNNNNNNNNNNNNNNNNNNNNNNNNNNNNNNNNNNNNNNNNNNNNNNNNNNNNNNNNNNNNNNNNNNNNNNNNNNNNNNNNNNNNNNNNNNNNNNNNNACCCAGTGTAAGCTTCTTAGAAGTGCTACAATTRGTGCGgttctaaaatgcataatctgcataatcagaacttcacataacacagggttagggttagggatGTGATACATCCTCTTCAGGATTAATTACGGTCAGGATTAATTACAGTACAGMtactgtgcatttacagtaaactacaTCCTCTTCTCTGTTATGTAgtcattacagtatttaacactttaaaaggtaattacagGATTGAAAAGGTACATTTCCAGTAAAATACTGGTATCTACACACGccagcttttttttaacagtttttctgaaagaacggtgaaaaaaaaaaaaaaactggcgtCCGTAGgtaccagcatttttttttatcgttctttcagaaaaacggaCGCcactactggcagctatagacgccagaagtttaccgTTATTTCACAGTATCCGTACCGTACGTGCATTGACGGTAATCTGCTGTCAAGATTAATTACAGTACAGCTACactgcatttacagtaaacttctagcgtctatagctgccagtatgttactgtaaatttacaagaTTATTTCTTAGAGTGTGCTTGATTTGTTGTGGACCAATTGTATTGTctgtaatttgaatgttttgacAGGAACAGCCAGCTCGTGGTGTTGGTGGTGGACTTTCAGGGTGGTGGTACTACTTCTGGTTTGGTGCAcgatttaattttgtttttgctgtttcatttgctgtgtttttcttttaggacaCTACCCTGAATTGCACTTCTATCTCTGAGTTGAGCTATAACTGTCTTTTAATTTGCGAGTGGttttaaattagtatttttgtttaaagtaaaacaattgtgtaataaataaaagtggagTCATTGCAACCaatttcatctttattaaaatagtgcttttaaatttaagttgcCCATGTTTGCCACACTGGTCCTGCCACATTTGGATTAAAAGTTATCCTTGTTTGTCCCCGATTTAGACCTTGAGCAAAATTAagttatttactttaaaaaaagaaacatcaaactCTTCCAGACTGTagcttgttctgttttgttgtctGCTTCAAATGTTCCTAATTTGTGAGCTGTAGCATAGTTGCTAGCCCACAGGTTTTGTTGGCTTTGTCCACAAATccagcaagttttttttttcatcatctgCTGTATAtgaattggaaaataaatgaataaccGAAATATTAGGCATgtcagcaaaatgtattttgtaaaagtcATTGTCTTCTACAAGAGTTATTCCATAACTTCCCTTAGTAAGAGGCACTGTTAAACTGTCTATACAGTTAAGGGTtgtatgttttctaaaaatagagTAAAATTATGTATCATGTTGTAAAAACTTACCTGCCATGGCTCCAAGGATGGTTAAGCATATTTTGGCTGTTTCCATCTTATTCCAAGTATAAGTTTTTCTTGTCTAATTGACCACCATTGAGTTGCAGGAACTACTTGAGAATAGATGCACAAGGAAGTTATATAGCTGAGAGAATCATTTGCCTACATTTATCAATCATTTACAAGTGCTTGTTTTGGTCCCTGGCTCCTGTCTCTGcattttctacaataaaaacTAAGCACAATGATCCACATTTATGCAAATGTATAGGTTTCTATTTGAATAGCCATTTAgtcttttatataaaatttgagaaatggcaaaatttcataaactttttaaaggtgacatgcaaaatccacatttttagACCTTAGAACTTattttttgtgtactttgagTGTCTgagagcaaaacatttaaatctattCTGTCCTGGTACCACATAGATATCTTTATCCTTTTTGGGTCGTATGTTTCAGTCCACTCATTCTTCTTCACTTCGtattatgttttcttgtctATGACATCGCCACATTTGCTGAGTAACTCCTGAAGTTGTAACATCTGGCAAATCAATTTTTTGAATCTGCCATTTTTGGCCTCTCAGCTATTTTGAGGTCAAGTTCAGTTATGCTAAAGTTGCAAGATGtcaagtcaaaatgtttggttgtAAGACCAATCATTTTGaactaatttcatttaaaaagaaattagttgaaccaacttaattgaactttaatttcataacaagcaattcaattgaGTTTgttcaacttaatttattaagtttagcCAATTCAATATAtcataatcatccaactcaatttaattttcttttttaacaaatttattaagtatgtttaagataacaaaTTTAAGTcggtcttactcaaatcatttaatttacttcaaataaaaaagtaaattaataaaggatcttttttttcaaaggttttttgaATGAGGCAGCCTTTATTTGAGCGTAATTATTCAGGAAAGTGATCAATGACAGAGAGGAAGACCGGCATCTCAGGTCATCAGGTTGGGCATCAAACGTGCGAAGGCCACGTCAAGGATTAAGTCCTCCTTATGTGGATTATGCTCTATCccagcgccaccacagcaccctggTTGGTACAGAATCTGTCCATGGTAAGCTTGAGACATGGTGTCAGACGTAGGATACAAATATGATATTGAACTTAATTCTTTCAAGTAAAATCAAAGTAAGAAGGTTCTTTAAGGAAAAGTTTTGTAACTTTTACCTTAGAgtatttagaggacactgtaaaaagtaTTACGCTGCAAACTAAGAAGTTTGCAAACTAAGACGTTTAGTATGGAATTTAGTAtggaactacttaaaagtttgagttgaccttctgtagaattaagtcaaatattttaaatattcattagaagaaaataagtgatttgagtaagagtgacttaaatttgcCATGTTAAACCCCCTTAtaaattaagttataaaaacttagCAAATTGAGATGGAAGGACTCAAtgaattgagttggatgataataataaatggaattGGTCAGACGTAGGATACAAAACTGGCATTGAACtcaattgttttaagtaaagtcaaagtgaaaagttcctttagaataaagatttgtaagttttgagttaattgagcacaaaaaagtaagttgtcatagcaaaagCATAAGAATTAACtatttcatgcatagtggtcagtggtcactacagtggacagctatctaaaagtcattttcttgtgctttttgtggatatttatgtcataaatgcacacagatcactgaagtggacactaatgcataataaaatacactatcaactactggccatcagcttcaaatgcaagaaattatttttgttaaatccaatatggccgacagacaaaaaaaagcatgccaacggacccggtccctcctactgtagacgactcttgcagataagaaaaatattgacatcagataacccctagcgaacaatactactgatgtatttttcaaataactttatatttggagaaaattacaattggatcacctaaaaaaaataaaataaaataaacaaaaaatgttttcctctttttttttaacaccttaagaaaaaaaaataaaaaaataaaaaatcttgacacaaaggatcataattcatgcatgaaagggttaagggaaattaatgtaaataagtccaaatgatgaactgcagcccaaatacactttttagagtgtatgtcATGGACAAAGAGTGATTGAGTAAAATTCAAAACCTCAGCACAGTCCGTGCACAGCAGCAGAGCCTAGACCCTCAAGTAGTGTTGGGTAAggggctgattttttttttttttaaataaaagtatggAGGGACAatagtttacatttatttttatatatattacgtaaaagtaacaaaaagtctGTGTCCGTCCATCAATCTGTCGATCCATCCCAAATTAATTCCTGTAAATAAGttgttaatttataaatgtgaaGGTAAATAAGTTAcaacttattaaaaactcaaattacaTTTCACAACTGGCTAATATAGTCTTAAAATCTgactaaataaatcacaatgaaAAAGGGTGGAGTTTGAACTTGTTAAATAATGTACTGAATAATCTGTAAGCCCAACCTGATTCCtattaaaattttctttatccattttgAATTGGTCAGAAAATACAGTATACTGTTCCTCTGTTTAGATCacccaaaatatatatattcaccaCAGGAGGGAGCCATCGAGCAATTTTTAACTCCAGTGGGACATCCTGTTGATTCTCAAGGCGGCTCTCACTACTGTAATAATTTACAGCACTAAGCTTACCATTCATTGCAAAGCTTTTCTAAGTTTTAGTTTGAGTCCTGAGCTGTCCCTACACCGACTCCTCTAGATTTGCATCAAAGCAATGTTACGACTgctttttgttgtggtttttataGGTAAGAGATTAGTaagagtaaaatgtttttttctgtcaagttTTTGATCATCCAACAACCAGCTAAACCTTATTCTTAAACAgagctgaaaataattaaaatataccTAAAATATCAGGTATATATTTTCAGCAAAACCTGTTCTTATCCAgctttgtttttgactttttgaaccATTTTTAATACTGCATTATACTTGTAACTGTTTTCCAGGTCTATCTAATGGATTTGGAGTGTTACCAGATGGTCCTCTGATTGCCTCTGTTGGAGGGACAGTAACGTTCACAACAAACTTAAATCCAACAGTGACACCATTTYCATTGGTCAACTGGCAGTTTTATAATGGTTCAACACTTGAACTCATAATTATCTCACAGACTGTTGGAGACACTACTGCACCAGAATATGAAGGCAGGATCACTCTCTTAAAATCTACTGGATCTCTGGAACTTAGGAATCTGAAACTCAGTGACAGTGGAGAATACACAGTCAGCATTCAAGATGGTGTGGTTCAAAGGACAGGACGCACCACACTGATTGTTTATGGTGagtaaatgttgaaaaccaAGATTCAACGAACACGTTTCAGTCTCTAAAGTTtcattgcagtttattttatttttttcactctctATCCATCTTAGATAtagtgaaagtagttttaaattcttgggggaaTTATGACAAAAGTATTATATATCTCTTTGTGTGCTTTTGAGTTTCTGTCCTGATTAATTCTTTTGCGAAACGATAAAACCTGGGTAGCTCTTGCATTGTTACAGAATGGAGCTGtacagcccactggctgcaatgttgacaccttgagatgccataagacctaaattctgaacatcatgacATGGAGTGCATCACAGTTTTCCATATGGCAATAAccattaattttagcttttaaactggttataatgatcctgtgtccagacagagggataatcagtagcctagaATCATGATCTGTTAAATGACAGAGATAAAAAGGAAGCTTCCACTTcgtcttcctaacatggcgcctcctcaccctgactctgagaggagctctgttaagttaaaagcacatcttctgaagctgggatatttttcctccaataagtttcagaggaatcacctcaaacaaGATGTTGGATGCGGAtgattggattttatttcaatgttatttgtgaattttagcttctcattttgttgttataaaaggttgaaaaaggttattttggaaaaaatctcaacatcaatattttcactaaataagaagcaaaacatttttgatagaggaaaatgtttcagactctgagctcaaagcgagatgccagagagcaataaaacaatttttttttatattagataattcacataattatcgtggtagaagccatttgtttgttagatACTTACTGAAAcgtatttaccgtgtttgatgtttgttgtaaatgacgtatactcacaaagaacgaggtaattagttcaagtttgtctttattgaacgttcagaaactacaacggctgtgatgcgccacagcaaagataaagttaaaacaacccgaacagatgatcaactgtaaaccactcgcacatttttactcttcgtctctttctgtaatttaaacacaaccgttgccatggcaacctcctgcgctccacaagctgACCAGAGATtacttaaaaacataacatttagtccgttatgatatcaggttttcaggcttgatatttatttttgctatcaTTAATAAGaatccctgaacacagcggtggttgattagttaattttaaactccttcTCCGtttgttattttggtaatggaaccgaaacacacagaattgcgcaacaccttattgaaacaataattactgagatcattgtttttgttgggtcattaatttgaacacgtttggttaactttttttttgttgttctttaataaagttatgaaggTTTTGATAAGGactcagaggaggacgtgctggtctcagcttCCTGCCGGCGTTCAGTTCATCACCTATTGCCGAGATTGACTCAGAACCTTCCGCAATCGACgtattgcagccctgctctagtaaagcacgaacagttcagaaacgatatgaaatgggtgcactcacagctgcacagtgaacccaatgatttttttacatcagacagccgctcccctctcttgcaggtactgcgtatccccactaaatcttttaggggtatgcagtacccgaccgtacccCCCTACTTATAACCCTTTTTAACAAGTGAGAGCTATAGGCTATTTGTGGTGTATTTACCCCCCATGGTTTACCTGAGTTGGTACAGTCCTTTATTGTGAGACGCGTAAGCTCTCACTCTGTGGTTACTTCGGTTTTAGCACAATAAAGAGATACGGAAAATTGTCCGAGCCTCCTCTGTTCTTTAAGACATTACACTATTATTCTGAGCTTTCAACTATTTTTTTGGAAACAAGAATTGAGTTAATGGAATGGCCTACTACAttgtttaaaatcagattttcttcagGGCATTTAACACTGATTGACCcaacgagggtccccgttgtcaatcagtgttgcttcctaagtggacagtttgatttcacagaagtttgatttacttggagttatattgtgttaagtgttccctttattttcttGAGCAGTGTAGATTAGAATCAATTTAAATGCAATAGTATTTGTTACAAATATCcagaaaattatataaaacactTAATTCAAGTGAAAATAATAAAGGTTATTTGAGTAGCTTTTATTCAGCATAAACAAGATGCAAATTCATACTGTtgaattgttttataatttctcCCATGTCAAGATTTGTACTgtatttttcatgaaaataaatcaagagattgttttctgttgtgtttgatgaaaactttggtttcctccaacagaaccagttTCCAATGCAAGTGTCTCCGCACTAAGCACAGACTTGATTGAGTTCAGCAGCTCTGTCAGTCtgtcctgctcctcctctggatcttctctctccttcctctggATGAAAGACAAATCTGAGGTTTCAGCCAGTGACAGAGTTCAGATCACTACAAATGACGAAAACTCCTATCTGACTATAGTCAATGTGACCAGAAATGACCAGGGATCATACACATGTCGTGCGTCTAATCCTGTCAGTTTCATCATCAGTGATCCAGTAAATATCTCTGTTAGTTGTAAGTTGTTCATCTACATGCTCAACATCTGTTTAAATAAGCTGTAGccattatataaatataatttgaaaagcTCTACaactttaatgtacttttttatCTATTAACTTTCTTAATacttaatttatatttattcttaaaataattttaattattttaagaattacTTCAAATGCAATTCTTTATTACTTTGTCagtgaaattacattttctttacattgtttttacacTCAGATGGTCCAGAAAATGTGACGATAGAAGTGTATCCATTTAAGGAACATTATGAGAAAGGATCAGACATTAATCTGACCTGCTCTGCTGACTCGTCACCTTCTGCTGAATATAAGTGGCTTCTGAATGGAGACCAGTTGACCAGTAACAGTCCGTTGCTCCGACTGGTGAATATCCAGATGAGTCAGAGTGGAAATTACAGCTGTCAGGCCtttaacaacaaaactcttcaaTATCAAACATCTCAACCTTCATCTGTCTCTGTACATGGTAGGTATGAGAAACGTTCttgtaaaatgaaatgtgttatacaaatgAGCAGCAGAATCACTGTCAATATTGGAAAAAAGATTACAGTATACTTAACATTATAATCCAGAACAATTTCAGggctaaattatttaattttacaattattgGAGGCTACATTAATAATCATATTAGTTtaacataaaatgacaaaaatgtcaacactgCAACCCATCGTATAGAAAGATTTGAAGTCGAGTTAAAATTCACTGAGTCTACTAGGGGCTCCACAACATGCTGCAAATTTAAGATTATGAGAACATCTCTGTGGGCAATACATATATCTCTAAGGTCTGTTCATTTATCATTTAAGAATAATGGATTGAAGCTCTGTATTTGGTGACACTTTAATAAAGCATAAGTTTTTCAAAGTGGTAAGGTGTTAAAGTTGTTTACTACTGCCTAGTTTTCGATGCTAAAGCGGAGGCCACAGGTACATTTtgaccctcctgttgtcctcaatTTCTGTGTAtcgggaaaacacatacaaatctcggtcattttgacccgaggacaacaggaccTTTCTTGTAGAGAttaactcagtttttttctttcagcagatCG contains:
- the LOC103460872 gene encoding carcinoembryonic antigen-related cell adhesion molecule 5-like translates to MLRLLFVVVFCFPGLSNGFGVLPDGPLIASVGGTVTFTTNLNPTVTPFXLVNWQFYNGSTLELIIISQTVGDTTAPEYEGRITLLKSTGSLELRNLKLSDSGEYTVSIQDGVVQRTGRTTLIVYEPVSNASVSALSTDLIEFSSSVSLSCSSSGSSLSFLWMKDKSEVSASDRVQITTNDENSYLTIVNVTRNDQGSYTCRASNPVSFIISDPVNISVSYGPENVTIEVYPFKEHYEKGSDINLTCSADSSPSAEYKWLLNGDQLTSNSPLLRLVNIQMSQSGNYSCQAFNNKTLQYQTSQPSSVSVHERVSNVKVTPEVTDLIEFSGSVSFSCSSSGSSLSFLWMNSSSEVSVSDRVQITDGGTKLIIINVTRYDDGSYICHVSNPVSNANSDPVHLSVSYGPENVNLEPPFQEYTEGSNIRLSCSADSRPNASFNWFFNGKSLSASGSQLELLNVQKNQSGNYSCQAFNSKTSRYQTSQLSAVSIKVDLTTRDNDSLSSGAIAGIVIGCLACVSLIALGVYFILKKK